In Lycium barbarum isolate Lr01 chromosome 9, ASM1917538v2, whole genome shotgun sequence, the DNA window acagtcaagaaacgtatacacatattttcttaaaatgatgaagttggtctatgcTTAAAAATTTAAGGCTACAACAGATCCTAacacatgaaagcgcttttcagtgttgttgagtagaaagagatgatgacatgaaactcggtaggagatggtgtatttcaaatctttcaattggagaaccaaaccaagaaagtcatatatgggagaagcagactaagtaaaataatttattgatattttcaattaattgaattataatactttctataataaaaatttcagaattatattactaaaaggtactctctctgtcctaatttatgtgacataatttGACTCGGCacgaagttttaaaaaaaaagatctttgaaacttgtggtctaaaacaagtcatagatatttatgtggatttaaatcatttcattaaaggtaaaagggaaaatttcaaattaaatgatttctaaacataaaaatatatcatttttttttagacaaactaaaaagaaatgcgtaatactattttttgtgttgggtCGTGCTTTCATCATCTAGTTTCAAATCTAACAATGAACTTGACCAACAACTACCAGGTTGGCCGCATACCGGGGCATAATGTCCAATGTGACGGGCTTCTACAGTATCAAATTAGAAAAAATATCCATGCTGAATGATTTATTTGAAGATCCTTTAAGAGTTCCATTCAATCACGATAGATTACACTTGTATAAATAGGTGACAAATTATATCCTATAAACACACCCAAGTTCAGCTAAGATTCTTTCAATACACAATGGAAATGGAGCTATCTTTTCTTCTTGGCACTCTATTTCTTCTTTTGTCCTTACTTGTCCCTAAGTGGTACAAAGAGTGTAATAGTAACAAAAAATTGCCTCCAGGCCCTTGGAAACTCCCATTCATAGGAAATTTACACCAACTTGTTGACGCGCAATCATCTGAGTTGCTGCCCCATCGTACTCTTGCTAAATTAGCCTCAAAACATGGACCTTTGATGCACATGAAACTCGGCGAACGTTCAGCCATTGTTGTGTCGTCACCTCTAATGGTTAGAGAAGTAATGAGAAAACATGATCTTAATTTCTCTAATCGACCGGTGCTTTTGGTTGGGATGGAAATGTTTTATGACCATGCCGACATGGGATTTTGTAACTACGGTGATTTCTGGAGACAAATGCGTAAAATTTGTGTTCAAGAACTCCTTAGTCATAAAAATATCTTGTCGTTTTATCCCAAGATGCTAAATGAGATAACCTATCTTGTTAGCTCAATTAAAAATTCTGCTTCTGAGGGAGGTCCAATCAACATGACCGAAACGTTATCTTTGTACACGAATTCGGTTATTTGCAAAGCAAGTGTAGGTAGGGCTTGTAAAAATCAGGGGTCTTTAATTGAAATCATGAGAACAGTGGCAGGTGCAGCTGGAGTGTTTGATCTTGCGGATCTTTTTCCCTCGGTGAAGATAATTCATTTGATGAGTGGATTAAAATACAAACTGCGTAAAATGCACGACGAGGTTGATGTTCTTTTAGAAGAAATTATCAATGAACATGAATTCCAAATTAGTGAGCCTGACAAAGAAGATATAGTTGATGTTCTCCTAAGGCTTCAAAAGAGCCAAGATTTTTCAATTCCTATCACAAGGGATAATATCAAAGCTATAATCATTGTAAGTAGCAGCTCTTTTATCTCTTTAACTTCTTTCCGTTTGCTTTGTAATTTTTCTACTTATTTTTGCTTACTTAAGTTTTTTAAAGCCTAGTTTAGATTTTTCACAAGAAACCAAAATCATAAAGAAAAAAGTAAAAGAGATCAAGAAGTTGAGCCTTATAGTTctcttatatatatgtgtatttaaGACGGTGGTGTATGACAATCTTACACACACCTCAATTATTTCACTAGATACTTGTTATATTCAACCAACACACAACTTTGACAGAAGGGATGGGATCACCTAGCATTTTTTGACTCAGCTGAAATTTAAACTTTAGTCTTACATAGTTTTTACCCACTTTGTTGACCGTTGAGCCTTATAGTTCCTAAATTTTCTAATGAAATGTAGTCTAGTAAAATCTCTATAGTTCTTAATTAGTTAAGGTTGATATGCAGGACTTGTTTGCAGGAGGATCTACAACTTCAGCATCAACAATGGAATGGGTTTTCTCTGAACTAATGAAAAATCCCAAAATAATGAAGAAAGCACAGGATGAAGTGAGAGAAGtattcaaaggaa includes these proteins:
- the LOC132610909 gene encoding premnaspirodiene oxygenase-like encodes the protein MEMELSFLLGTLFLLLSLLVPKWYKECNSNKKLPPGPWKLPFIGNLHQLVDAQSSELLPHRTLAKLASKHGPLMHMKLGERSAIVVSSPLMVREVMRKHDLNFSNRPVLLVGMEMFYDHADMGFCNYGDFWRQMRKICVQELLSHKNILSFYPKMLNEITYLVSSIKNSASEGGPINMTETLSLYTNSVICKASVGRACKNQGSLIEIMRTVAGAAGVFDLADLFPSVKIIHLMSGLKYKLRKMHDEVDVLLEEIINEHEFQISEPDKEDIVDVLLRLQKSQDFSIPITRDNIKAIIIDLFAGGSTTSASTMEWVFSELMKNPKIMKKAQDEVREVFKGKENGIDQTDIQKLKYLKMVVKETVRFHPLAPLLAPRESREECEINGYVIPKGTMALVNFWAISRDPNYWQNPETFDPERFNESHLDFTGAHFEFTPFGTGRRICPGLSFSMATVELSIALLLYHFDWKLPNGMNPHELDMTEKFGNALERKNNLFLIPLPCVLA